In one window of Nocardioides sp. DNA:
- a CDS encoding transporter substrate-binding domain-containing protein has translation MSALRLACLDADAPPLFGLASAPGGRQGFEPAVAELVAAELGREVQWVLVPWTDMVPASQRGDADAVLCGQGMTDLRREASDFTRPYAVFHEGVLIRRGEPISTAADLAGKRVAAIENSTNMTLAESFDGAICVPFGSGSDDVYADMLAALLSGEVDAVVDDDVVFVPLGETHPDYELAFVVRTGNRWGISVPKGHGDTLAELDDALGRVIADGRHKAAWREWLPTLDYPFEDQVEASD, from the coding sequence GTGAGCGCGCTTCGACTGGCGTGTCTCGACGCCGATGCGCCGCCGTTGTTCGGGCTGGCGTCGGCGCCGGGTGGTCGTCAGGGCTTCGAGCCGGCGGTAGCAGAGTTGGTCGCCGCCGAACTCGGCCGGGAGGTCCAGTGGGTGTTGGTGCCGTGGACCGACATGGTCCCGGCCAGCCAACGCGGCGACGCGGACGCTGTCTTGTGCGGACAGGGGATGACCGATCTGCGCCGTGAGGCCAGCGACTTCACCCGGCCGTACGCCGTCTTCCACGAAGGGGTGCTGATTCGCCGTGGCGAGCCGATCTCGACTGCGGCCGATCTAGCGGGCAAGCGGGTCGCGGCGATCGAGAACAGCACCAACATGACGCTGGCCGAGTCCTTCGACGGTGCGATCTGCGTGCCTTTCGGCAGTGGATCCGACGACGTGTACGCCGACATGCTCGCCGCACTGCTGTCCGGCGAAGTGGACGCCGTGGTCGACGACGACGTGGTGTTCGTGCCGCTGGGGGAGACCCACCCCGACTACGAACTCGCCTTCGTGGTGCGCACGGGCAACCGCTGGGGGATCTCGGTTCCCAAGGGCCATGGCGACACCCTCGCCGAACTCGACGATGCGCTCGGACGCGTTATCGCGGACGGGAGACACAAGGCGGCCTGGCGCGAGTGGCTGCCGACACTGGACTACCCGTTCGAGGACCAGGTGGAGGCCTCCGACTGA
- a CDS encoding cytochrome P450, producing MTTTAVPHLNLADPAFSITSAAVLAAREQHWYATTPYGFAILRYEQLSRLMKHPKLRQGSIAWPAHNGIVEGPLATWWKSWILNKEGEEHHRLRRLMNPAFSPKLIGSLVPRFQALGNELIDNFHHDDHCEFISEFAEPYAARVIAIMLGIPEEEWPIIAKEAATIGLALGVTIREELPRIEAALGRLYDYADELIADRRANPQDDFVTTLVNASRDEDGRLSDTELRDGLVLLIFGGYDTTRNQLGLAMQTFMAHPDQWRLLAERPDLGKAAVEEVMRVNPTVRWVTREALETFTYEDLTVPAGTTVHMISQSAGTDPRVFGEPSFDIEATRKPHYGFGGGAHHCLGHFVARSDMSEALPLLARRLRDPYPMEGGTWLPDSGNTGPVRQPIGFTPGT from the coding sequence ATGACCACCACCGCAGTCCCGCATCTGAACCTCGCCGACCCGGCCTTCTCGATCACTTCTGCCGCGGTGCTCGCCGCCCGCGAGCAGCACTGGTATGCCACGACTCCGTACGGCTTCGCGATCTTGCGCTACGAACAACTCAGTCGTTTGATGAAGCACCCCAAGCTGCGGCAAGGCAGCATCGCCTGGCCTGCCCACAACGGCATCGTGGAAGGTCCCCTGGCCACCTGGTGGAAGAGCTGGATCCTCAACAAGGAGGGCGAGGAGCACCACCGACTGCGCCGCCTGATGAACCCCGCCTTCTCGCCCAAGCTCATCGGCAGCCTGGTGCCCCGCTTCCAGGCACTGGGCAACGAACTCATCGACAACTTCCACCACGACGACCACTGCGAGTTCATCAGTGAGTTCGCCGAGCCGTACGCCGCGCGCGTCATCGCGATCATGCTCGGCATTCCCGAAGAGGAATGGCCGATCATCGCCAAGGAGGCCGCGACCATCGGCCTGGCCCTCGGCGTGACCATCCGGGAGGAACTGCCACGGATCGAGGCCGCGCTGGGACGGCTCTACGACTATGCCGACGAACTCATCGCCGACCGTCGAGCCAACCCCCAGGACGACTTCGTCACCACGCTGGTCAACGCCAGCCGAGACGAGGACGGGCGCCTGAGCGACACCGAGCTGCGCGACGGTCTCGTGCTGTTGATCTTCGGCGGGTACGACACCACTCGAAACCAACTTGGGCTGGCGATGCAGACCTTCATGGCGCACCCCGACCAGTGGCGGCTGCTGGCCGAACGCCCCGACCTCGGCAAGGCCGCCGTGGAGGAAGTCATGCGCGTCAACCCCACCGTTCGCTGGGTGACGCGCGAGGCCCTGGAGACCTTCACGTACGAAGACCTCACCGTCCCGGCCGGGACGACCGTCCACATGATCAGCCAGTCCGCCGGCACCGACCCTCGGGTCTTCGGTGAACCTTCGTTCGACATCGAGGCGACCCGCAAGCCGCACTACGGCTTCGGCGGCGGCGCCCACCACTGCCTGGGCCACTTCGTCGCTCGCTCCGACATGAGCGAGGCGTTGCCACTGCTGGCACGGCGGCTGCGCGACCCGTACCCCATGGAGGGCGGCACCTGGCTTCCCGACTCCGGCAACACCGGCCCGGTGCGCCAGCCGATCGGTTTCACGCCCGGCACCTGA
- a CDS encoding gamma-glutamyl-gamma-aminobutyrate hydrolase family protein (Members of this family of hydrolases with an active site Cys residue belong to MEROPS family C26.): protein MRPLIGVIGRRAASVPILRFTATLAAEAMCEAVYAGGGEPVVFHGLGAGPGSELAGRLARFDALLMPGGADLGPERYGQEPHPTTVEVVPWQDSFDIAVTQAYLASGQPALAICRGLQVLNVVCGGDLVQDLVETTVPHRSAPHQVSVTAGTRLREVVGQDAIEVSSYHHQAIGRLGAGLVVSAAAADGVIEAIEHESADLIGVQWHPEDLFGTNATDLALFADLAERAERWRSQT from the coding sequence ATGAGACCACTGATCGGTGTGATCGGTCGACGTGCGGCGAGTGTGCCGATCCTGCGGTTCACCGCGACCCTGGCGGCCGAGGCGATGTGCGAGGCCGTCTATGCCGGTGGCGGTGAGCCGGTCGTCTTCCACGGCCTCGGCGCCGGGCCGGGCAGTGAACTCGCAGGTCGGCTGGCACGTTTCGACGCGCTGCTGATGCCTGGTGGCGCCGACCTCGGGCCGGAGCGGTATGGCCAGGAGCCGCACCCGACGACTGTCGAGGTGGTGCCGTGGCAGGACAGTTTCGACATCGCCGTGACCCAGGCGTACCTGGCCAGCGGGCAACCCGCGCTCGCGATCTGCCGCGGCCTCCAGGTGCTCAACGTCGTGTGTGGCGGTGACCTGGTCCAGGATCTCGTCGAGACGACCGTGCCGCATCGCAGCGCGCCCCATCAGGTCAGCGTCACGGCGGGGACCCGGCTGCGGGAGGTCGTGGGTCAAGACGCGATCGAGGTGTCCTCTTACCACCATCAGGCCATCGGGCGCCTCGGCGCAGGCCTGGTGGTGAGCGCCGCCGCAGCTGACGGCGTGATCGAAGCGATCGAGCACGAGAGTGCCGACCTGATCGGGGTGCAGTGGCATCCCGAGGACCTGTTCGGCACCAACGCCACCGACCTCGCGCTCTTTGCCGACCTCGCCGAGCGCGCCGAACGCTGGCGGTCGCAGACGTGA
- a CDS encoding gamma-glutamyl-gamma-aminobutyrate hydrolase family protein (Members of this family of hydrolases with an active site Cys residue belong to MEROPS family C26.), whose amino-acid sequence MTDSAFVTVESVTPKQSPSADPVAHVAVLVSLNFPDMNAETAALVRRFTAVALQELVEQGVSYELFDTSEPLADPALVARCDGLLMLGGGDVDGSLYGAPDGDVPNSYGVDLRADHDGIAAAEAAVADDLPVLGICRGSQLLNVARGGTIIPDIDDFGLHRGGPGEEMFLDEEILLEPSSRIARLLGNERITVRSGHHQAVDRIGRGLVITARAHDGIVEGFEDPDRWLVGVQWHPEDDRGSAEDRRRLFAGFVEACVARRALTQR is encoded by the coding sequence GTGACGGACTCAGCCTTCGTCACCGTCGAGTCAGTCACTCCAAAGCAGTCACCGTCGGCAGATCCGGTGGCGCACGTGGCCGTGCTCGTGTCGCTGAACTTCCCCGACATGAACGCCGAGACTGCGGCGCTCGTACGCCGTTTCACAGCCGTTGCGTTGCAGGAACTTGTGGAGCAGGGGGTGTCGTACGAACTCTTCGACACCTCCGAACCGCTTGCCGACCCGGCGCTCGTCGCCCGGTGCGATGGCTTGTTGATGCTGGGCGGAGGGGATGTCGACGGGTCGTTGTACGGCGCCCCGGATGGCGATGTGCCGAACTCGTACGGCGTCGACCTGCGCGCCGATCACGACGGCATCGCCGCCGCCGAGGCGGCTGTCGCCGACGACCTCCCGGTGCTGGGCATCTGCCGCGGATCGCAACTGCTCAATGTCGCGCGCGGGGGCACGATCATCCCCGATATCGACGACTTCGGGCTTCACCGCGGCGGGCCTGGTGAGGAGATGTTCCTCGACGAGGAGATCCTTCTCGAACCGAGTTCGCGGATCGCGCGCCTACTCGGCAACGAGCGCATCACGGTGCGTTCGGGCCATCACCAGGCGGTGGACCGCATCGGTCGCGGGCTGGTGATCACCGCGCGTGCCCACGATGGCATCGTGGAAGGGTTCGAAGATCCGGATCGCTGGTTGGTCGGAGTTCAGTGGCATCCCGAAGACGACCGCGGCTCGGCCGAGGACCGTCGCCGACTCTTCGCCGGTTTTGTCGAAGCGTGCGTGGCGCGTCGGGCTCTGACTCAGCGGTAG
- a CDS encoding glutamine synthetase family protein produces the protein MATTPLDQHREGNSSSDALAAARAAIEQHGVETIYYQAVTITGRVLGKVMPARHLERVAGHGIQQHRTAAANLQSTRAGVLLGGGVNAAEYTAVPDLDTFSVLPWDTTTARVFCRLYEPDHVLEIGGEPYAADSRGLLQRVHAGFTERTGLEMRTGTEPEMSWEGPGLEATFRPDSSPAYHIEHLERARPIYQKVIQYAQAMGLDMIEGDYEDEGQVELNWMYDHANLTADRLVTYRQICKQVARELGIQASFMPKPYTGQMGNGCHHNFSLWRGDQNVLEEKGVRELHLTDQGKHALGGVLLHAAGSMLVMGRTVNSYKRYWDAGQFAPSKINWGMDNKTCTVRLSANGRLEFKLPDAAVNPYLSHAILIAACEDGLNNQIDPGEPTVGSSYDQPQNEAFPTLPLTMGDAIEAFRADTVIRETFGDPLTDLLLAYHEDEWARYCGQVSEWERMMYWDDAP, from the coding sequence ATGGCCACAACCCCCCTGGATCAACACCGCGAAGGCAACAGCAGCAGCGACGCTCTCGCCGCCGCGAGGGCCGCCATCGAGCAGCACGGTGTGGAGACCATCTATTACCAGGCCGTCACCATCACCGGCCGGGTGCTCGGCAAAGTGATGCCTGCGCGACATCTGGAGCGGGTCGCCGGGCACGGCATCCAGCAGCACCGCACGGCCGCAGCCAACCTTCAGTCCACGCGCGCCGGTGTGCTGCTGGGCGGCGGCGTCAACGCGGCCGAATACACCGCGGTCCCTGACCTGGACACCTTCTCCGTGCTGCCGTGGGACACCACCACGGCGCGGGTGTTCTGTCGGTTGTACGAGCCGGACCACGTGCTCGAGATCGGTGGTGAGCCGTACGCCGCGGACTCTCGCGGGCTGCTGCAGCGAGTGCACGCCGGCTTCACCGAACGCACCGGCTTGGAGATGCGTACGGGCACCGAACCCGAGATGTCCTGGGAAGGCCCCGGGCTGGAGGCCACCTTCCGACCCGACTCGAGCCCGGCGTACCACATCGAACACCTCGAACGCGCCCGGCCGATCTATCAAAAGGTGATCCAGTACGCCCAGGCCATGGGCTTGGACATGATCGAGGGCGACTACGAGGACGAGGGCCAAGTCGAACTCAACTGGATGTACGACCACGCGAACCTCACCGCCGACCGGCTCGTCACCTACCGCCAGATCTGCAAGCAGGTCGCGCGCGAGTTGGGAATCCAGGCCAGCTTCATGCCCAAGCCGTACACCGGCCAGATGGGCAATGGCTGCCACCACAATTTCAGCCTGTGGCGAGGTGATCAGAACGTCTTGGAGGAGAAGGGCGTACGCGAACTGCACCTCACCGACCAGGGCAAGCATGCACTCGGGGGAGTGCTGCTGCACGCGGCCGGCTCGATGCTGGTGATGGGCCGCACGGTCAACTCCTACAAGCGCTATTGGGATGCCGGGCAGTTCGCCCCCTCGAAGATCAACTGGGGCATGGACAACAAGACCTGCACGGTGCGGCTCTCGGCCAACGGCCGGTTGGAGTTCAAGCTCCCCGACGCGGCCGTGAACCCGTACCTCTCCCACGCGATCTTGATCGCAGCGTGCGAGGACGGCCTCAACAACCAGATCGACCCAGGCGAGCCGACCGTCGGCTCCAGTTATGACCAGCCACAGAACGAGGCGTTCCCCACGCTGCCGTTGACCATGGGTGATGCGATCGAGGCGTTCCGCGCCGACACGGTGATCCGGGAGACCTTCGGCGACCCACTCACCGACCTGCTGTTGGCCTACCACGAGGACGAATGGGCGCGCTATTGCGGCCAGGTGTCGGAGTGGGAGCGGATGATGTACTGGGATGACGCCCCGTGA
- a CDS encoding amino acid permease, which produces MTTVPHDEHDEDAAHLASLGYSTEFKRDMSPWANFSLGFTYLSPVAGVYTVFAFALAMAGPPMIWTLVIAGVGQFFVALVFAEVVAQYPVAGGVYPWARRLWGKKWAWMTGWVYMCALFATIASVSYGSAPYVAAAFEVTPTVNATIMCAIAILTLATIINFLGTKALSVAAMLGFIAELSGALVVGLWLLIAHREHGVGIIFDSMGAADGQSYFWAFAAAALLGIYQYYGFEACGDVAEEVPNPGKLIPKAMRRTIYIGGAAAIWVTLALVLAVTDIPAVISGENTTPVETVLEEAFGHTGARIVLFVVLLSFLSCVISLQAAASRLAFSYGRDDMIMGSSLLKQFWQARHIPPYALALAALVPTLIILGSKVSTNATAKIVGFAALGIYIGFQMVVLAALRARLRGWQPSGKFTLGGWGLPVNVLALTWGIMGIICLIRPLGGDGVAWYDNWSVLISGLIVLAVGLIYQAVHPTAGRSTAPFDTAIPKE; this is translated from the coding sequence ATGACAACCGTTCCGCACGACGAGCACGACGAGGATGCCGCGCACCTGGCGTCTCTCGGCTACTCCACGGAGTTCAAGCGGGACATGAGCCCGTGGGCGAACTTCTCGCTCGGTTTTACCTACCTCTCCCCTGTCGCCGGCGTCTACACGGTCTTCGCGTTCGCGCTCGCGATGGCGGGCCCGCCGATGATCTGGACCCTTGTCATCGCCGGCGTCGGTCAGTTCTTCGTCGCCCTCGTCTTCGCCGAGGTGGTCGCGCAATACCCCGTGGCTGGCGGCGTCTACCCCTGGGCACGGCGTCTGTGGGGCAAGAAATGGGCCTGGATGACCGGCTGGGTCTATATGTGTGCGCTCTTCGCAACCATCGCATCGGTGTCGTACGGCTCGGCGCCCTATGTCGCCGCGGCATTCGAAGTCACCCCGACGGTCAACGCCACCATCATGTGTGCGATCGCGATTCTCACCCTGGCCACCATCATCAACTTCCTCGGCACGAAGGCGCTCTCCGTCGCCGCGATGCTGGGCTTCATCGCCGAACTCAGTGGCGCCCTGGTCGTCGGCCTCTGGCTGCTCATCGCCCACCGAGAGCACGGCGTAGGCATCATCTTCGACTCGATGGGCGCAGCCGACGGCCAGAGCTACTTCTGGGCGTTCGCGGCCGCCGCCCTCCTCGGCATCTACCAGTACTACGGCTTCGAGGCCTGCGGCGACGTCGCGGAAGAGGTCCCCAATCCGGGCAAACTCATCCCCAAGGCCATGCGTCGCACCATCTATATCGGCGGCGCGGCCGCCATCTGGGTGACGTTGGCGCTCGTGCTCGCCGTGACCGACATTCCAGCCGTCATCTCCGGCGAGAACACCACCCCCGTCGAGACCGTGCTTGAGGAAGCCTTCGGCCACACCGGCGCCCGCATCGTCCTCTTCGTGGTGCTGCTGTCCTTCCTCTCCTGTGTGATCAGCCTTCAGGCCGCCGCCTCACGACTCGCGTTCTCCTACGGTCGCGACGACATGATCATGGGCTCCTCGCTGCTCAAGCAGTTCTGGCAGGCCCGCCACATTCCGCCGTACGCCCTGGCTCTCGCGGCCCTCGTGCCTACCCTGATCATCCTGGGCTCGAAGGTCTCCACCAACGCGACGGCCAAGATCGTGGGCTTCGCCGCCCTGGGCATCTACATCGGGTTCCAGATGGTCGTCCTGGCCGCGCTGCGCGCTCGTCTGAGGGGCTGGCAGCCCAGCGGCAAGTTCACGCTCGGGGGCTGGGGCCTGCCCGTGAACGTGCTCGCCCTTACCTGGGGGATCATGGGCATCATCTGCCTGATCCGCCCGCTGGGCGGGGACGGCGTCGCGTGGTACGACAACTGGTCCGTGCTGATCTCGGGACTCATCGTCTTGGCGGTGGGCCTGATCTACCAGGCGGTGCACCCCACTGCTGGGCGCAGTACCGCGCCGTTCGACACCGCCATTCCCAAGGAGTAG
- a CDS encoding serine hydrolase, producing the protein MTQPSLSTGNAHYAPDPGTAWAEVDAARALLPQGQPLVTLANWQSPVYLRWAFQHMREVMPSQVIHGTDTPRPMPERPLDLGSVQVGGLAMPGTVDDVIARTDTDGFLVLHQGELVFERYFGDMVRRSRHLVMSVSKSILSCVAGSLAGDGILDPTAPVETYVPEMAGSGYAGASVQTLLDMRTGIRFHETYLDPHSEVRVMERSMGWAPRNHGDPLGMYPYILTIEGEGDHDGIFTYRSIDTDALGWICERAAGERMSKLTSQRLWQPMGAFHDAEVTADPLGSAIHDGGISATLRDLGRLGLMLLDYGRVGQHQIVPAQWIETAAHPPADVRQAFADSENEAYLPGGWYRNQFWFVPGDNGPILLCLGIHGQMVFVEWSTGTVGVKLSSWPAPQDLDRLTSTIAAFRAIARELSS; encoded by the coding sequence ATGACCCAACCATCACTGTCCACCGGCAACGCACACTATGCGCCGGACCCCGGGACAGCGTGGGCCGAGGTGGACGCAGCGCGCGCGTTGCTCCCCCAGGGCCAACCGCTGGTCACGCTGGCCAACTGGCAGTCACCGGTCTACTTGCGGTGGGCGTTCCAGCACATGCGCGAGGTGATGCCCAGCCAGGTCATCCACGGCACCGACACCCCCCGTCCCATGCCCGAGCGGCCACTGGATCTGGGAAGCGTGCAGGTCGGCGGGCTGGCCATGCCCGGGACCGTCGACGACGTGATCGCGCGTACGGACACCGACGGATTCCTCGTGCTGCACCAAGGCGAGTTGGTCTTCGAGCGCTACTTCGGCGACATGGTCCGCCGCAGCCGCCACCTGGTGATGTCGGTGTCGAAGTCGATCTTGTCGTGCGTGGCCGGAAGCCTGGCCGGCGACGGGATCTTGGACCCCACCGCGCCGGTGGAGACGTACGTGCCGGAGATGGCGGGCTCGGGCTATGCCGGGGCATCGGTGCAGACGTTGCTCGACATGCGCACCGGGATCCGCTTCCACGAGACCTATCTCGACCCGCACTCGGAAGTCCGCGTGATGGAGCGGTCGATGGGCTGGGCCCCACGCAATCACGGCGACCCGCTCGGCATGTATCCCTACATCCTCACCATCGAGGGCGAGGGCGACCACGACGGGATCTTCACCTACCGCTCCATCGACACCGATGCACTCGGCTGGATCTGCGAGCGGGCAGCCGGGGAGCGGATGTCGAAGCTCACCTCACAGCGATTGTGGCAGCCGATGGGCGCCTTCCACGACGCCGAGGTGACGGCGGACCCCCTGGGCAGCGCCATCCACGACGGCGGCATCTCGGCGACCCTGCGCGACCTTGGCCGACTCGGCCTGATGCTGCTCGACTACGGCCGCGTCGGGCAGCACCAGATCGTCCCGGCGCAGTGGATCGAGACCGCGGCCCACCCGCCGGCTGACGTACGCCAAGCCTTCGCCGACTCAGAGAACGAGGCCTACCTGCCCGGAGGCTGGTATCGCAACCAGTTCTGGTTCGTGCCCGGTGACAACGGGCCGATCCTGCTGTGCCTGGGCATCCACGGCCAGATGGTGTTCGTCGAATGGTCGACGGGCACGGTGGGCGTGAAGCTCTCCTCGTGGCCGGCCCCGCAGGATCTCGATCGCCTCACCTCCACGATCGCGGCCTTCCGCGCGATCGCCCGCGAGCTGTCGAGCTGA
- a CDS encoding FAD-dependent oxidoreductase, translating to MGEHDSPERIAVVGGSLAGLRAAEQLRAAGHGGPITVYGEESHLPYNRPPLSKEVLADPERDSADSMFERLAFRRRSSTADVDFRLGARVDSADLAAGTLTLADGSVETYAGLVAASGLRPRVLRTEGPTAGRHWLRTIDDCLNLKRSLGDPRDVVVIGAGFIGCETACTLHKLGHRVTIVEPTGAPMNRVLGVELAAAVQDYHTRQGISFVIGPGVAGFTGDERVTGVTLDTGQTLPADLVVESVGSLCNTEWLGGNASLDLTDGVLVDNDLAIVGAERAVAVGDIARFPNPLFDEVPRRVEHWNIPTDTAKRAAATLVAQLTGTPHALAPFAPVPAFWSDQFDLRFQSYGSPGLADTVEVVEGDLGDLTSGLLTRYTRAGRLVGSVALNLSGARQRDLRNEFVAMAPA from the coding sequence GTGGGCGAGCACGACTCCCCCGAGCGGATCGCCGTCGTGGGTGGCTCGCTTGCCGGTCTGCGCGCAGCCGAGCAGTTGCGCGCGGCCGGCCACGGCGGACCGATCACGGTCTACGGCGAGGAGTCGCACCTGCCTTACAACCGGCCCCCGCTGTCGAAGGAGGTGCTGGCCGATCCCGAGCGCGACAGCGCCGACTCGATGTTCGAGCGCCTGGCGTTTCGCCGACGCAGTTCGACCGCAGACGTCGACTTCCGGCTCGGTGCGCGCGTCGACTCGGCCGACTTGGCCGCTGGCACGCTCACCCTGGCTGACGGCAGCGTCGAGACGTACGCAGGACTCGTCGCGGCAAGCGGCCTGCGACCTCGCGTGCTGCGTACGGAGGGACCCACCGCCGGACGCCACTGGTTACGCACCATCGACGACTGCCTCAACCTCAAACGTTCCTTGGGCGACCCCCGCGACGTGGTGGTCATCGGCGCCGGCTTCATCGGCTGCGAGACTGCCTGCACCCTGCACAAACTCGGCCACCGCGTGACCATCGTGGAGCCGACCGGAGCGCCGATGAACCGGGTGCTGGGTGTCGAACTGGCCGCCGCCGTGCAGGACTATCACACCCGACAGGGCATCAGTTTCGTCATCGGTCCAGGCGTGGCGGGCTTCACCGGTGACGAGCGCGTCACTGGAGTCACCCTCGACACCGGCCAGACGCTTCCCGCGGACCTGGTGGTGGAGTCGGTCGGGTCCCTCTGCAACACCGAGTGGCTCGGTGGCAACGCTTCTCTCGACCTGACGGACGGCGTCTTGGTCGACAACGACCTCGCCATTGTCGGAGCCGAGCGGGCCGTCGCGGTTGGCGACATCGCTCGCTTTCCCAACCCGCTCTTCGACGAGGTCCCCCGACGTGTCGAGCACTGGAACATCCCCACCGACACCGCCAAACGGGCGGCGGCCACCCTGGTTGCCCAACTCACCGGCACCCCGCACGCCCTCGCGCCGTTCGCTCCGGTGCCTGCCTTCTGGAGCGACCAGTTCGACCTGCGTTTCCAAAGCTATGGCTCACCCGGGCTCGCGGACACTGTCGAGGTCGTCGAAGGCGACCTGGGCGACCTCACTTCCGGGCTGCTGACCCGCTATACCCGCGCCGGCCGACTCGTCGGATCGGTTGCGCTCAATCTGTCCGGGGCTCGGCAACGCGATCTGCGCAATGAGTTCGTCGCCATGGCCCCGGCCTGA
- a CDS encoding ferredoxin: MNVTVDMNLCEDHGQCAIAAPNVFRINDEGKLEYDPNPDDSEMSNVEEAADVCPVQAILIGD, translated from the coding sequence ATGAACGTCACCGTCGACATGAATCTGTGCGAGGACCACGGCCAGTGCGCGATCGCCGCGCCCAACGTCTTCCGCATCAACGACGAAGGCAAGTTGGAGTACGACCCCAACCCCGACGACAGCGAGATGAGCAACGTTGAGGAAGCAGCCGACGTCTGCCCGGTCCAGGCGATCCTGATCGGCGACTGA
- a CDS encoding cache domain-containing protein, with protein sequence MPDVTSWGQPSAAELASAVGAVLTPVFEHLDVLSGLVLDCWREAGGVIREEDLAPVAEHVTALLPADPLLEGHGYVADIGLVRNTESHFMMWWQMRGARATRLRLNSELASLDLYDYARMEWFTTARDERRRVIVGPYVDYSGSELFATTVTVPIFDGDRFLGIAGADLHFRDLERRLLGQLRKSTAHVCVVDSDRRVIAVNSARWLVAERLKRLPVAGEAEIAEVADVPGGFGWQVAVAVTDG encoded by the coding sequence ATGCCTGACGTCACGTCCTGGGGCCAGCCCTCGGCGGCCGAACTCGCCTCGGCGGTGGGTGCCGTACTCACGCCGGTCTTCGAGCATCTCGATGTGCTCTCGGGCCTGGTTCTCGACTGTTGGCGCGAGGCCGGAGGTGTGATCCGCGAGGAGGACCTGGCTCCGGTCGCCGAACATGTGACCGCGCTGTTGCCGGCCGACCCCCTGCTGGAAGGCCACGGCTACGTTGCCGACATCGGGCTGGTGCGCAACACCGAATCCCACTTCATGATGTGGTGGCAGATGCGTGGCGCTAGGGCGACTCGCCTGCGCCTGAACTCCGAGTTGGCAAGCCTGGATCTGTACGACTACGCCCGCATGGAGTGGTTCACCACGGCCCGCGACGAGCGGCGGCGAGTCATCGTGGGGCCGTACGTCGACTACTCCGGCTCCGAACTCTTTGCGACCACGGTGACCGTGCCGATCTTCGATGGCGACCGGTTCTTGGGTATTGCTGGAGCGGACCTGCATTTTCGTGACTTGGAACGCCGACTGCTGGGGCAGTTGCGCAAGTCGACCGCGCACGTGTGTGTGGTCGACAGCGACCGTCGCGTGATTGCCGTCAACTCGGCCCGCTGGTTGGTGGCGGAGCGGCTCAAGCGCCTTCCCGTGGCTGGCGAGGCCGAGATCGCGGAGGTCGCCGACGTGCCCGGTGGCTTCGGCTGGCAGGTCGCGGTCGCGGTCACCGACGGGTAG
- a CDS encoding FCD domain-containing protein — MPKLSVLTPASAGGTRAAEVVARLKEAMFLGIVSPGEQLPTEVDLARQFGVAPMTIREALSALRDMGLVETRRGRTGGSFVRRQAQLMTDESLAHLQELSISQLRDLMDEAEAVDGQSARLAARRASSANLARLRDLVDSLINADNVADRVRADSRFHIELAVAAHSERLTRAAVRIQAELSSMLWLDLCEGPDVKLVAGAHRAIAEAVAAGEEDLARDLAEQHSRSAMARLVDLHLIATRES, encoded by the coding sequence GTGCCGAAGTTGTCCGTGCTCACCCCGGCTTCGGCTGGTGGTACGCGTGCGGCCGAAGTCGTGGCGCGGCTCAAAGAGGCCATGTTCCTCGGCATCGTGAGCCCCGGAGAACAACTCCCGACCGAGGTGGATCTGGCTCGGCAGTTCGGCGTTGCTCCGATGACGATCCGCGAGGCGCTCTCGGCCTTGCGCGACATGGGTCTGGTCGAGACAAGGCGCGGGCGTACGGGTGGCTCGTTCGTACGCCGCCAGGCCCAACTGATGACTGACGAGTCGCTGGCGCACCTCCAGGAACTGTCGATCTCGCAACTGCGCGACCTCATGGACGAGGCCGAAGCCGTGGATGGTCAGTCCGCACGATTGGCGGCGCGGCGCGCGTCGTCGGCCAACCTGGCCCGCCTGCGCGATCTCGTCGACTCGCTGATCAACGCCGACAACGTCGCCGACCGAGTCCGCGCAGACAGCAGATTCCACATCGAACTGGCCGTAGCCGCCCACTCCGAGCGGCTTACGCGAGCTGCCGTACGCATCCAGGCCGAACTCAGCAGCATGCTCTGGCTGGATTTGTGCGAGGGTCCTGACGTGAAACTCGTCGCTGGGGCGCACCGCGCCATCGCCGAAGCGGTCGCCGCAGGCGAAGAAGACCTTGCTCGCGACTTGGCTGAGCAGCATTCACGCTCGGCCATGGCCAGGCTGGTCGATCTACACCTGATTGCCACGCGCGAGAGCTGA